In Candidatus Moanabacter tarae, the genomic stretch ATTATGATGGAGTTAATGAAAACATCTTGGTTGATCAGATGGTCGGCGGGAAGTTGCGCAAGACTCTCGTCAATTTCGATCGAAATGGATTTGCCTACACGGTGGATCGTACCAACGGCGAACTGCTTGTGGCAGAGAAATTCGGTGTAGTTAACTGGGCAACTAGCATTGACTTGAATACCGGGAGACCCGTTGAAGTGCCGGGAAAAAGAACCTCCTCAACTAGGAATACTAAGGATATTTTTCCCGGAGCTATGGGAGCTAAGGATCAGCAACCGGCAGCATATTCTCCGAAGACCGGTTTGTTTTATGTCCCTACGATCAATGTCGGGATGGATTACGAAGGAGTTGAGGTTAAATACCAGGCGGGCCAACCGTATGTAGGCGCGATTGTCAGGATGTTTCCTGGCCCCGGCGGAAACCGGGGTGAATTTATCGCTTGGGATGCAAAAGTAGGAGAAAAAAAGTGGGGTATAAAAGAAAACTTAGCAGCTTGGAGTGGTGCACTCGCGACGAGTACTAATGTTGTATTTTATGGTACCATGGAGGGGTGGTTTAAGGCGGTTCATGCTGAAACCGGAGAAGTCTTGTGGAAGTTCAAGACCCCCTCTGGGATTATCGGTAATCCCATAACCTACGAAGGTCCGGACGGAAAGCAGTACGTTGCCATCCTATCCGGAGTCGGAGGTTGGGCCGGGATTGGAGCAGCCGCTGGGATTGGAGCAGAAGATCCAACTGCTGGACTCGGAGCTCTCGGGGCTTTTGGTGATGTTGCCCAGCTAAGTAACCTCGGCGGAGTCCTGATGGTCTTTTCCCTTTAGCCCGTAAATCACAGCAGTGTTTTAGGCCAATCGATGCGGGTTTGCATTTTCTTGGTGGTTTGTTTTTTGGGAGGGAACACCCTTTTTTCTGTTGCTTCAGAAAACGCCTTGATTGTCTCAACCTTTCGGGTTGCGGCTGACCCGGGGAATATGCCCTTTACGAATCGGGAACTGGAGGGTTTCGAGAATCGGATCGCAGCATTGTTGGCCGAGGAGATGGGTCTGGACGTTGAATACGTTTGGTGGGGTCAACGGCGGGGCTTTGTAAGGAACACTCTAAAGGCGACTCTAGAGGAACGCCGTTGCGATGTTGTTATTGGGGTTCCTAAAGGCTACGATTTGGTAAGTTGGACGCAGCCTTACTACCGATCTACCTATGTCTTTGTCTATCCCGCGAGTGGAGAATTTGAGCTCCAGACACTGGATGACCCTATTCTCAGGAAACTCAAAATTGGGGTCCATTTACTTGGTAATGATTATACTAATCCGCCTCCGGTCCATGAGTTGAGTAAACGGGGCATTGTGGACAACGTGATTGGGTTTGATACCTTTTACACCGAGGAGAACCCACCGGGACGTATCGTTGAGGCTGTCGTGTCAGGGGAAATCGATGCCGCCATAGTGTGGGGGCCAATAGCGGGTTATTTTTCCAAGCAGCAACTGACTCCGCTGAAATTGATTCCTGTGCCCTCGGGGAAAGATGATTTGCCCTTTGCCTTCGACATCTCTCTTGGAGTGAGACATGGGGATAAGGAATTAAAGTTTCGCATCGAGAGGGCTTTAGAAAAGCGACGGCCCGAGGTTATGAGGATTCTCGAAGAGTATGGTGTTCCGGTCCTCCCTTTCGAGAAATAACCTTTGGTTTTCGAGTAAACTGTTTGTGATCGAGAACTATCAAAAATATGAAGGGTGTCGGAACGGATTCCTTCCAAATCGGAGCTGGAGGGAACACCTCTCCAATTTTTGATCAGCCTTAGCCTTAGTCCTAGAGAGTCGAAATCGAACCTTGATTCGAATATCTTAAAAGATACGTTGTTAGTATTAGCAAACAGAACCCTTGCCTTACACAGGCGAGGGTCGGATCAACAGTTGAATTAGAGTTCAAAACCCTCGTCCGGAAATTGCAAACCATATGGATTTTCAACTTAAAACTAAGAAATTGTTTCGTGTTTTTAGGATTTCTATGGTGACCGTGGGACACGGGCGATTAGCTTCCTTTCTGATAGCATCCCTGATCGCTTTAAGCTCGATGCTTGGTCAGACAAATGATTCTGCATATGAGGAAGGAGAGGAGATTTATGGCCGAATTTATAGTGGCTGGAAATGGTTTCATGTTTACTGTTACCGGTGTCACGGGTTCGATGCTCTCGGGAGTACCCTCGCTCCTAATTTACGTGAGTCGATCAAGGTTCTCAGCTACGCGGAGTTTCTCGATTTGGTGAAAGAGGGACGCGCAGAAAGAGGGATGCAGTCTTGGAAAGAGTTGCTCGATGATAAGCAAATTACAGACATCTTTTATTACGTTCACGCGAGGAGCGACAAGGTTCTTCCGAGTGGGCGTCCGGATGAGGTTGGGGAAGGTGGTGGAGAGTGGACCCCCCCGGGAGAATGGGTAGAGGCAATGAAGTCGGTTGATCTATCGACCAAGATGGATCAAGAATCGAATGCGGAAAAAAAAGTTAAGCCCAAATTCGAAGATTCCTAGCATGAAGATTGTCAAATATCTGTTTAGGTTTGTTCTCCATCGAGTGTGGTTCGTTCCTTCACCTAGTTGTTTGGCTTTAGAGGAGGAATTGGCTGGTGTTTGGTAGTCGGATTTCTACGTGCCTGGTTAGGGTTTCTATTTTCGTTACGTTTGTCACGACGATCAGCTTAAGTATTGCCAACGAGGCAGAAGAAACCGAAACGATAAAAATCGGGCTCCTTCTTCCGCAAGCCGAGTCCACTCTCTTGGATTCAGCTGTCATTCGTGGTGCTACTCTTGCTATCGAAGAGGCAAACGCGCTATCTGGATTTTTTGGAAAATCGTTTGAATTAGTACCCTTTTCGATCAAGGACGAAACGAATGCTATGGTAGAGGCTAGACGGGCTGTCGAAGAGGAGGGCGCTGTAGCTCTGATTGGGAATCTCGATCTCGAAGAATGGGACGCTGTTTGCTCAGTTGCTCAAGAAATGAAATTCATTTTGATTAATTGTGGAGGAAAGGATGCGTTACGGAGTTCCAAATCTTACCGCTACTGCTTTCATTTTGAAGCGGGAAATTTTGAATATATTCGTGCTCTTGGGGAGTACTTGGTGGGAGAGGAGGAATTAGGCAGGTGGGTTTTCGTTCGTTCCGATGATCGTGGAGGCAGAAATCTCGAGGCAATACTTAGAACAGTTCTGTCCGAGGTAGGAGGCGAATTAGTGAAAACGGTTTCTGTACCCGTCGATGGTGCAACGGGAACCCCTCACTTCGAATTAGTACGATCGGCAAGACCGGACTTAGTTCTGATCGGGCTACTTGGAGATGAACAGGCAGAGTTTGTCGAACACTACCTTTCCAGTGGCCATTCTCAGCCCCTGGCTATCGTGGATCTATCGAAGGAAACACTCACTCGATTTGATGATGATCCTTTGGAGGTGGATTTGTATTGGGCCGAGAATTGGCATCAGTCACTGTTCCGTTACAGTGCCCGTGAACTAAACTCGCGCTTTCTAAAGCGATTCCAGGTTCCCATGGACGGTGAATCGTGGGTCAACTGGGCTGCGATAAAGTTTGTCTCCGAGGCGGTAATCCGCACTCAAAACGCGGATTCGGATTCGCTTGTTCAATACTTTGAGAGTCAACCGCCTTTCGATGGCCATAAGGGCTTTTCGCTAATCTTGGAATTGAAAAGACGTCAGCTTTCCCATACTCTCTATGTCTTAAAACGAGAAAAATGGTTTTTGAAAGATCCAGAGATAATTTTCCGTTATCGTATGAATTCAAGGTGAGGGACCAGGCAATATTGATTCGTGTCTTGTTGTGCTTTGGGGCGATTCTCCCATTGCTTCCGGAGAAGGGCAACGCAGAGCCATTCGCCTACGTATCTAACGAATACGACGATACTGTAACTGTGGTTGATACTGCGACGGATAAGGTCGTCGCTACAATTGAGGTAGGTGACAGACCTAGGGGAATTGGGCTGAGCCCCGAAGGCAAAAAACTCTACCTTGCGCTGGGAAACGATAATGTCATCGGAATCGTCGATACTGATTCCCGGAAGATGGTGGGGACTCTCCCCTCGGGTAGCGATCCGGAGGCTTTTGCACTCAGCCCGGATGGGATGCGGCTATATATATCTAATGAAGACGCCAACACCGCTACAATTTTGGACACGGAGTCAGGGCAGACGATCGCGACAATCCCTGTGGGTATCGAACCTGAGGGTGTTGCGGTCAGTCCCAATGGACGCTGGGTTTATGTTACAGCGGAATCGACTCACACGATTTCAGTTATCGATACAACGAAGAATGAGGTGGTAAATATCCTGTTAGTAGGGGTTCGGCCAAGAGCAGTTGTGTTCGGCTCCGACGGTAAGTGGGCTTACGTTACAGCAGAGATTGGTGGCATTGTGTCGGTCATTGATGTTGAAGAACAAAAGGTTATCGGGGAGGTGCGATTGTCCATTGATGGCGAGTACGTTAAACCTATGGGTGTCGCCGTAACTTCCGATGGATCCAGTCTTTATGTGGCAACAGGCCGGGCCAATCACGTTGCGGTGGTTGACTTGGCATCTCTTAAAGCTGTGAAGTACATTCCGGTAGGGAAAAGAGTGTGGGGGATAGCGCTGACTCCGGATGGCAAGAAACTCTATGCTGCCAACGGTCTTTCTAGCAATCTGTCCGTTATCGATACCTTAACCAATCGAGTCATCGGTACCGTTCCCACCGGCAAGGGGCCGTGGGGAGTGGTTGTAGACAAATAGTCCTGAGTCGATTTGGTGGCCGATAGATAGAAATGTCCTATAATTCCTCTAAGCGATATCGGAGCATCTGTCTATAGTGCCCGCAATTTTTGGGAGGAACGTACTCATGTTTGATATCCAGTAACCCAACATAATCTTGTACAATCCCAATATAGGTTCTATTGACTCCTCAGAAGTTTTCCTTTCCCCCTTTTACATGCTCTTGAGACTACGATTCAAACCTTGGGCTGTATTTCTACTCCTAATATATCCAGTCACGAGCTCGCAGGCTACCGTCGACATCGAGGAGCTCGCTCAAATGGAGGTTACAATGCGGCGCTATAATGGTACCCCAACCGAGGGTTTCCTATCGGTCGACTTTCTTGATCGGGCCAATCTGGAATCTTTCCCGCAGCGAAGACTGGACGATGGGTTACGAGCTATACCCGGCTTTAGTCTGTTTAGGAGAGCTAGTAGCAAGGTAGCCCATCCCACAACCCAAGGTGTTAGCTTGCGCCATTTGGGACCGAATGGTGCAGGTCGAACTCTAGTTCTATTGGACGGTGTGCCGATGAACGATCCTTTTGGAGGGTGGGTCTATTGGAACCGTTTCCCAACCGGTCGTATTGGCGAGATCGAGATTCTTCAGGGGGGAGGAGCTGGATTGTGGGGTAATGCTGCGCTTGCTGGTACAATTCAGCTTTTCTCCCGTCGGGAATCGGAGAACTTCACATTTCTTGAAACGTCGGGTGGTAACCGAGATACAGCCGATGTACTTTTCAGTGCCCGGCGTTCCTTTTTTGCCGGGGAAGCGTTTATCACCGCTGGAAGTTTTACTACTGATGGCTACTCGGTTATTCGCGCTGATCAAAGAGGATTAGTAGATCAAAATGCATATTCTGAGGCCCAGATGGTTGAAGGTGGAGTGGAGATTAAGATTGCCGAAACAACTCTTTTTTCATCCAGAGGTTCCCATTTTAGGGAGAGTCGTGGGAATGGAACACCTCTGGCAGGCAATGAAACTGAAGGATATAATTTCAGTGCCCGGCTGAGACATCAATTCCCAGCAGAAGACAGCTTGATAGAGGTTCTGTTCTATTTTCAGGAACGTGACTTCAGTAGCTCCTTTTCCGCCGTGTCAGAGGACCGATCTAGCGAACGTCCTGCCCTTGATCAATTTAATGTCCCGGCACAATCCTTCGGTGGGGGACTCATTGGAGGTGGATCGATTGGAGAGAAGCATCGCATCGCAGCTGGTTTTGATACACGATGGGTGGCAGGCGAGACTAATGAGCAATTTTTCTTCAATGGCGAAACCTTTAACTTCCAAAGGGAATCAGGTGGAGATCAAACTCTGTTTGGGATGTTCGTTGAAGACACCTGGGATGCGGGAACGCTACTCAAGATTACTCTTTCTGCTCGGATTGATTATTGGGAAAATAAAGCTGGATTCAGAAAGCGTACCGATCTCAGAACCGGAGAGGTTGTTCGTGACGAGAAATTTGCCGCTCGGGAAGATTGGGTGGGGAATGGCCGTCTAGGAGTCGCTTACCAGTTGTCTAACAGTGTCCGGGTTCGAGGACACGTTGCTACGGGCTTTCGAGTTCCGACTTTAAATGAGTTCTTCCGTCCTTTTCGAGTTCGATCGGATATAACCGAGGCTAATCCAGCGCTCGTACCGGAACGCCTTTATGGTGGTGAAATTGGAGTAGAGTGGGCGGCGTTGGGAACCAAGCGATTTTCTGTTACTTATTTTGATAATTTTTTGAAAGAAGCGGTTACGAACATTACATTAGATTCTGGGCCAGGGTTTGTCGCCCCATGTGGATTTGTGCCGACAGGGGGGTCGTGCCGACAAAGAAGGAATCTGGATGGGGTGAGGGCCCGTGGTTTCGAACTGCAAAGCCTCATTCCCATGGGACAAAATTGGACTTTTACAGTCCGCTATCTTTACAGCGATTCGCAGATCACGCAAAGTGATGATGATCCGTTCTTGGTTAATAACCGACTGGCACAGACTCCAAAGCATAGTGGAACCGCGACGCTTCTTTGGCGTACTACTAGTC encodes the following:
- the cirA gene encoding Colicin I receptor; amino-acid sequence: MLLRLRFKPWAVFLLLIYPVTSSQATVDIEELAQMEVTMRRYNGTPTEGFLSVDFLDRANLESFPQRRLDDGLRAIPGFSLFRRASSKVAHPTTQGVSLRHLGPNGAGRTLVLLDGVPMNDPFGGWVYWNRFPTGRIGEIEILQGGGAGLWGNAALAGTIQLFSRRESENFTFLETSGGNRDTADVLFSARRSFFAGEAFITAGSFTTDGYSVIRADQRGLVDQNAYSEAQMVEGGVEIKIAETTLFSSRGSHFRESRGNGTPLAGNETEGYNFSARLRHQFPAEDSLIEVLFYFQERDFSSSFSAVSEDRSSERPALDQFNVPAQSFGGGLIGGGSIGEKHRIAAGFDTRWVAGETNEQFFFNGETFNFQRESGGDQTLFGMFVEDTWDAGTLLKITLSARIDYWENKAGFRKRTDLRTGEVVRDEKFAAREDWVGNGRLGVAYQLSNSVRVRGHVATGFRVPTLNEFFRPFRVRSDITEANPALVPERLYGGEIGVEWAALGTKRFSVTYFDNFLKEAVTNITLDSGPGFVAPCGFVPTGGSCRQRRNLDGVRARGFELQSLIPMGQNWTFTVRYLYSDSQITQSDDDPFLVNNRLAQTPKHSGTATLLWRTTSRLQNTFQLRYSSTQFENDLNSLKLDSFLVFDWSMALTIQEGFSLFFSIENVTETEFESGRASNGIVSIGAPRLINGGIRLRF
- a CDS encoding Hydrazine synthase subunit beta — protein: MVFERSRDNFPLSYEFKVRDQAILIRVLLCFGAILPLLPEKGNAEPFAYVSNEYDDTVTVVDTATDKVVATIEVGDRPRGIGLSPEGKKLYLALGNDNVIGIVDTDSRKMVGTLPSGSDPEAFALSPDGMRLYISNEDANTATILDTESGQTIATIPVGIEPEGVAVSPNGRWVYVTAESTHTISVIDTTKNEVVNILLVGVRPRAVVFGSDGKWAYVTAEIGGIVSVIDVEEQKVIGEVRLSIDGEYVKPMGVAVTSDGSSLYVATGRANHVAVVDLASLKAVKYIPVGKRVWGIALTPDGKKLYAANGLSSNLSVIDTLTNRVIGTVPTGKGPWGVVVDK
- the cycB gene encoding Cytochrome c-553I; the protein is MVTVGHGRLASFLIASLIALSSMLGQTNDSAYEEGEEIYGRIYSGWKWFHVYCYRCHGFDALGSTLAPNLRESIKVLSYAEFLDLVKEGRAERGMQSWKELLDDKQITDIFYYVHARSDKVLPSGRPDEVGEGGGEWTPPGEWVEAMKSVDLSTKMDQESNAEKKVKPKFEDS